The DNA region CGCGGGTCACCTCGCTCATTTTCAAGCACGGGCTGAACATCGAGGATATCGCCCAGAAAGTGATGCAGGGCCATTTCGTGATGATCATGCTGGTGGATTTCAAGGACTCGAAATCGGACCTCGAGGACGTGAAGGCCGACCTGGGCCGCGTGGCCACCGAGATGAACCTTCAGATCCAGATCCAGCACGAGGACCTGTTCAAAAAAATCAACCGGGTGTGAGCCATGACAATCAGTGTGGAAGAAGTCTTCGAAACCGCCCGGATGACCCTGTTCCAGCATTTCGACATCCGCACCGTGACGCTGGGGATCAACCTCAAGGATTGCATCCACAGCGATTTCCCGCGCTTCCTGGACAACGTGTACAACCGGATCAAGCCCGCGGCCCAATCGCTGGTGCGCGAGGCCAAGCGCCTGGAGGTGCTCTACGGGGTGCCGATAGTGAACAAGCGCATCTCGGTCACCCCGGTGAGCCTGATCATGGAGACCCACGCCGAGGGTGAGAAATTCCTCGCCATGGCAAAAATGCTCGACCGCGCCGCGGCCGAGGGCGGAGTGGATTTCCTGGGCGGGTTCGGGGCGCTGGTCCAGAAAGGGGCCACGCGCAGCGATTCGGCCCTGATCGAGGCCCTGCCCGAGGTGCTCAGCAGCACCGGGCGGGTCTGCTCGTTCCTCAACGTGGGCAGCAACGTGGCCGGGATGAACCTGGACGCCGTGATCGCCCTGGGTCCGATGCTGAAGCGCACCGCTGAGCTGTCGGGCAACGGGATCGGCTGCGCCAAGTTCGTGGTGTTTGTCAACGCCCCGGAGGACAACCCATTCATGGCCGGGGCCTTTCACGGGGTGGGCGAGCCGGATTACTCGGTCAATATCGGGATCAGCGGCCCTGGCGTGGTGCGCGACATTGTCGCCGCCAACCGTGACTGCGACCTTACCCAACTGTCCGAGATAGTCAAGCGCACCACGTTCAAGATCACCCGAGCCGGCGAGCTGGTGGGCCGCGAGCTGGCCAAGCGCCTGAAAGTCCCGTTCGGAATCGTGGACATCTCGCTGGCCTCCACCACGGCCCAGGGCGACAGCGTGGCCGGGATAATCGAGGCGATGGGGATCGAGCGGGTGGGCGCGCACGGCAGCACATTGGCCGTGGCGCTGCTCATGGACGCGGTCAAGAAAGGCGGCGCGATGGCCAGCGGCAACGTGGGCGGCCTGTCGGGTACGTTCATCCCGGTGAGCGAGGATGAGCGCATGATCGCAGCGGTGCAGGAGGGCGCGCTGGGCCTGGACAAGCTGGAGGCACTCACCTCCGTGTGCTCGGTGGGCATGGACATGTTCGCCGTGCCGGGGGACACGCCCGCGGGCGTGGTGAGCGCGATAATAGCGGATGAGCTGGCGATCGGGGTGGTGAACAACAAGACCACCGCGGTGCGTATAATCCTGGCGCCGGGTTGCAAGCCGGGGGACATCATCGATTACGGCGGCCTGCTGGGACGGGTGCCGGTGATGCAGGTGAACCGCTACAGCGCCGAGAATTTCATCCGCCGCGGGGGACGGCTGCCCAGCCCGGTGACCAGCATGAGAAACTGACAGAAGCCTCGAATCGATAGCGAGACGGGCCGCGGCCGGATGGCTGCGGCCCGTTTTTTTACCCGACAAGTCTCTCTCCGCACCCGGTCGTCAAGAGGTCCTACCTGTTCATATACTCATCCAACCAGCCATCCGGGAACCGGTAATTCTTGTTCAGCACAAAACGCGTTCCGTTGCGGTACCAGTCTGGAAAACCAAGCTGCTGTAAAAGGTGTTCGTTATAATCCAGGGGTACGAGATAGGCTGTTTCAAGAATAGAAAGCCGGTAAAACCTAAGACGGTTCGCGGTGAAGGACGAATCGTAAGGAGTGGCCGGCCCAGCGATCA from bacterium includes:
- a CDS encoding ACT domain-containing protein, which encodes MNEPLPNISQLDSQGKELSFVTVIGRDQKGIVARVTSLIFKHGLNIEDIAQKVMQGHFVMIMLVDFKDSKSDLEDVKADLGRVATEMNLQIQIQHEDLFKKINRV
- a CDS encoding PFL family protein, yielding MTISVEEVFETARMTLFQHFDIRTVTLGINLKDCIHSDFPRFLDNVYNRIKPAAQSLVREAKRLEVLYGVPIVNKRISVTPVSLIMETHAEGEKFLAMAKMLDRAAAEGGVDFLGGFGALVQKGATRSDSALIEALPEVLSSTGRVCSFLNVGSNVAGMNLDAVIALGPMLKRTAELSGNGIGCAKFVVFVNAPEDNPFMAGAFHGVGEPDYSVNIGISGPGVVRDIVAANRDCDLTQLSEIVKRTTFKITRAGELVGRELAKRLKVPFGIVDISLASTTAQGDSVAGIIEAMGIERVGAHGSTLAVALLMDAVKKGGAMASGNVGGLSGTFIPVSEDERMIAAVQEGALGLDKLEALTSVCSVGMDMFAVPGDTPAGVVSAIIADELAIGVVNNKTTAVRIILAPGCKPGDIIDYGGLLGRVPVMQVNRYSAENFIRRGGRLPSPVTSMRN